One Peromyscus leucopus breed LL Stock chromosome 2, UCI_PerLeu_2.1, whole genome shotgun sequence DNA window includes the following coding sequences:
- the Hpdl gene encoding 4-hydroxyphenylpyruvate dioxygenase-like protein, giving the protein MAAHARRLCHVAFHVPAGQPLAKDLHRLFGFQPLAVREAGGWRQLALRSGDAVFLVNEGSGPGEPLYGLDPHHSVPSATNLCFDVEDVGGAARALAAQGCVVPVPPTSVRDAQGTAIYTVVSSPAGNLSFTLLQRAGYRGSFLPGFRPLPCTPGPRWVSHVDHLTLACTSGSSPTLRRWFQDCLGFRHLPLSPGEDPELGLEVAAGSGRGGLRLTALQIPPDSTVPTLVLAESLPGPTNRQDQVEQFLARHRGPGLQHIGLYTPNIMEASEGMAKAGGRLLTPPEAYYQQPGKEEQIVAAGHKPSLLERQGILLDGDKDTFLLQVFTKSLFTEDTFFLELIQRQGATGFGQNNIRALWQSVQEEAARAQGA; this is encoded by the coding sequence ATGGCTGCGCACGCCCGCCGTCTGTGCCATGTCGCTTTCCATGTGCCTGCCGGGCAGCCGCTAGCGAAGGACCTCCACCGCCTCTTCGGCTTCCAGCCCCTGGCGGTGCGGGAAGCAGGCGGCTGGAGACAGCTGGCCCTGCGCAGCGGAGACGCGGTCTTTCTAGTGAACGAGGGCTCGGGCCCGGGGGAGCCACTGTACGGCCTGGATCCGCATCACTCGGTGCCCAGCGCCACGAACCTGTGCTTCGACGTGGAGGATGTGGGCGGTGCCGCCCGGGCGCTGGCCGCACAGGGCTGCGTCGTGCCGGTACCACCCACCAGCGTGAGGGATGCACAGGGCACAGCCATCTACACGGTGGTCAGCTCTCCGGCTGGTAACCTTAGCTTTACGTTGCTGCAGCGTGCTGGCTATCGCGGATCCTTCCTGCCCGGATTCAGACCGCTGCCTTGCACACCTGGCCCTCGCTGGGTCAGCCACGTGGACCACTTGACCTTGGCCTGCACCTCTGGCAGCTCCCCTACACTTAGGCGTTGGTTCCAGGACTGCCTAGGGTTTCGTCACTTGCCGCTGAGCCCAGGTGAGGATCCGGAGCTGGGCCTCGAGGTGGCTGCAGGGTCTGGGCGAGGGGGACTACGGCTTACTGCCCTGCAGATCCCACCTGACAGCACCGTCCCCACCCTCGTGCTGGCAGAGTCCCTGCCGGGACCCACCAACAGACAAGACCAGGTAGAGCAATTTCTAGCCCGGCACCGGGGACCAGGCCTGCAGCACATAGGACTGTACACACCCAACATCATGGAAGCTTCTGAGGGGATGGCGAAGGCGGGAGGCCGGCTCCTGACCCCTCCTGAAGCTTACTACCAGCAGCCCGGCAAAGAGGAACAAATCGTAGCTGCAGGGCACAAGCCTAGCCTTCTAGAACGGCAGGGAATTCTGCTAGATGGCGACAAAGACACGTTCTTGCTTCAGGTCTTCACCAAGTCCCTCTTCACTGAGGACACCTTCTTTCTGGAGCTGATTCAGAGACAGGGGGCCACAGGCTTTGGCCAGAACAACATCCGGGCACTATGGCAGTCTGTGCAAGAGGAAGCTGCCAGGGCCCAGGGAGCATAA